CCCGCAACGTGGCGGTGGTTGGACTCTCCAACGACCCGTCGCGTCCGAGCCACGACGTCGCCCGGGCCCTGCAAGGCTACGGGTTCAGGATATTCCCGGTAAACCCCACCTTGAACGGTCCGGTGCTCGGCGAGAGGCCCTACGCCTCGGTGCGGGAGATACAGGAGCGGATAGACATCGTGGACGTTTTTCGCGGTAGCGAGAAGGTGATGCCCGTCGCCGAGGACGCGGTGGCGGCCGGAGCCCGGATGCTCTGGCTGCAGCTCGGCGTTATCAACGAGGAGGCGGCCTCATACGCCGCGGGCTCCGGACTGACCGTGGTATCCAACCGTTGCCTGAAGGTGGACTACGCCGCCCTGGCCGGAGCGTAGAATGAGCTTTTTCGAGGCGCGCATCTTCGGGTAAGATGAGACGCGTAACCACATGCGGTGCGCGTAACGGCGCGCAAAACACGCAAAATACGGGAAACCGGGTCGAGACCCGGAGAAGGAGGTAGGTTTGCCCCGCACCCACGCTGTAGAGCCGGAGAACGCCCCGGAGCAGTCCAAGCCACTGATCGAGGAGGCCAAGAAGGCGGCCGGAGGACAGGTGGTCAACTTCCACCGGCAGATGGCGGTGGCCCCGGCGGCCTTCAAGGGCTACCTGGACCTGGCCGGCACCCTCGCCGGAGGGGCCCTCAGCCGCAAGGATCAGGAAGCAATCGCGATAGCTATCTCGGACAAGCACGGCTGTACCTACTGACTGTCGGTCCACTCCGCAGTTGCGGAGCAGATGGGCCTCGACGAGTCCGAGCGCGGCAAGGTGCAGCGGTTCGAATCCGGTGATCCTGGCAGGGCGGCCCTGCTGAGGTTCGCCTACGAGGTAGACGAGACCCGCGGTCACCCCTCGGACGACGCGTTCGGGAGCCTCCGGGACGCCGGCTACACCGACGAGCAGACGCTCGAGATCATCGCGCACGTCGCCCTCACGACGTACTCCAACTACATGAACGACTCCATCGGCACCGAGCTCGACATACCGGTCGTCGAGCCCGTACAAGGCTCGTAGCCCACTTGCGGGGGCGGGCCTACCTGTCCGCTCCCGCACGTCTCCTACCAAAAGACACAAAAGACACGAAAGGCCGCGATGCCCCACGCTATAGGCTTCGACATCTACGGCACCCTGGTAGACCCCTTGGAGATGACCCACGAGCTCCGGGCGCTGGCCGGTGACCGGGCGGAGCGCATGTCCGAGCTGTGGCGGCAGAAGCAGATCGAGTACGCCCTGCGCCGGGGTCTGATGCGCGACTATCAGAGCTTCGGGGTGTGCACGGCCCAGGCCCTGAGATACGCTGCGGAAGCGGTGGACGTGGAGCTGCCCGAGGCCGAGGAGCGGCGGCTGCTCGAGGAGTATCAGAACCTCCGCGCCTTCGCGGACGTTGGTCCAGCCTTAGAGAAGATGAAGGCGGACGGTCACCGGATGGTCGCCTTTTCCAACGGGGTGGAAGAGACGGCGAGGACCCTGCTGGAGCGCGCCGGTATTCTGGATCACCTCGGAGGGATGGTGAGCGTGGACGACCTCGGCACCTTCAAGCCCGACCCTCGGGTATACGAGTATCTCGCGCAACGCCTACAGAGCCCGGTAGAACAGACGTGGCTGGTATCGAGCAACCCGTGGGACGTGAT
Above is a genomic segment from Rubrobacter aplysinae containing:
- a CDS encoding CoA-binding protein, whose translation is MMNPAWEEIRGLLGEARNVAVVGLSNDPSRPSHDVARALQGYGFRIFPVNPTLNGPVLGERPYASVREIQERIDIVDVFRGSEKVMPVAEDAVAAGARMLWLQLGVINEEAASYAAGSGLTVVSNRCLKVDYAALAGA
- a CDS encoding carboxymuconolactone decarboxylase family protein, with product MPRTHAVEPENAPEQSKPLIEEAKKAAGGQVVNFHRQMAVAPAAFKGYLDLAGTLAGGALSRKDQEAIAIAISDKHGCTY
- a CDS encoding carboxymuconolactone decarboxylase family protein, coding for MGLDESERGKVQRFESGDPGRAALLRFAYEVDETRGHPSDDAFGSLRDAGYTDEQTLEIIAHVALTTYSNYMNDSIGTELDIPVVEPVQGS
- a CDS encoding haloacid dehalogenase type II; this encodes MPHAIGFDIYGTLVDPLEMTHELRALAGDRAERMSELWRQKQIEYALRRGLMRDYQSFGVCTAQALRYAAEAVDVELPEAEERRLLEEYQNLRAFADVGPALEKMKADGHRMVAFSNGVEETARTLLERAGILDHLGGMVSVDDLGTFKPDPRVYEYLAQRLQSPVEQTWLVSSNPWDVIGAKTAGLRAAWIRRSPEAVFDPWEVEPDLVAGDLLELSRSLSPAS